A segment of the Carya illinoinensis cultivar Pawnee chromosome 1, C.illinoinensisPawnee_v1, whole genome shotgun sequence genome:
aaaaaatatatatcattcaGAGGTCTTGTAGGAGTTACAACCTTCCAGataatgataatatttatatatagatatcaccCTGACAAACATTTAATGTAGGGGAAGAAATGCATCTAATTcttttagtttaaaaagaaaaagaaaaggctgTGTAGAATGTATTTACCTATCGCAAAACCGAAGGCTAAGATCCATTAGAGACTTGCAATACTCGCCAATAGCAACAATTCCCTTGTTCCCGATCTATTAACAACAAAAACATAGATATATGTCTCTAACTATTGTATCAGTTGAAACATTTACTCTAAGAAATTATTATTCAGTAGAAAATATAAGGCTCTGAAAAGAAGGATAAAGCAAAATTAGGGTAGGTATATATTTCCTATGTTAACCATAAGTTAGAAAAATAAGTAAACATCAACATGTTTAGAAACATATCTAgtttaaaaacttcaaattcATTAACTTCATGAACCAGAGAGAGAGCGCGCGTGTATGAGATTTTTGTTTGGAAggaataatatttgaatataaataatgCACGGAATAATTTGAATAACTTAAAATTTTTGGCAAATTAACCAGACATTGGCTTCTAAAAATATGCTACAAAAGAACTAaacaagagaaagaagaaaaaggggggggggggggggggggggggggggggggttgggtcGTGGGTGGGGGGGaaaagacagagacagagagaaccTCATAACAGCGACGAATGTGAAGTTTCTTCAACTTCCTGCAGCCCCTAGCTATACCGCAAATACCTTCATCTCCAATACCAGAACAATCTACCAAGTGAAGAGCTTGCAAGAGCTTACAGCCCCTTCCAACTTCAAGAAGGGCATTGTTACCAATCTTCTGGCAGAATAACAGTGCTAACTCAGTGAGTTGTCTGCAGATATCAACAGCTAGCATCAACACTCATTACAAGAGTATCAATAGACAGCATTATGCAGGATTTCAACATATTTAGCCATGAACGAAGTTGAAGCAACTTGCTCTGATCCATGTGAAATGCAAGAAATATATTTTAGCAGTAAAtaaccttttttctttttttatatagttaagCAGTACATAACCATAAAAGCAACGAAAAAGGTACTGAATCTATCCAACCCCTTAATGGGAGAGAAAATCGACACTTTATTGCAAGTTAGATGATAATTTGACCCAGTACACTGATTCACTTAATATTTTCCATTCTCAGTAAGTTGAGTGGAAAATATTTACCAAGCTGCAGCAGAACGGAGATAAATATCTATCTCATGGCTAACTTCGCATCTTGATTGTTCAAAATACCAAGGCaacaatataaaatagtttCACCAAGTTACTCATTGGAATACTGGTAAGTATCTGAACAAGGAGGCTAGTAGTTGGTCTACCCAAAACTTGACTTCAAGTCAATGCATTCATATTGTGACCACATACAGAAGTAACTTAGATTAAACAAAAGAGAAACATACTGGCAAGATTTTCCAATGGATTCCAGTCCCATAGTTCCGATATTATGGCAGCCATTAACTTCAAGATGCGTAAGTTCCTTGCAACCAGTTGCAATTGCTTCCAGGCCCTTGTCACTCAGGAAATAACAATCACTTAGGGTAAGATTTTTTAACTTCTTACAACCATTTCCAATTGCCTGTAGACCCCTGAAACGTGTCACATAAAAGAAAACGAATAAAGCACGACCATGTGCAGAATCTGAGATGAGAAAGACCAGCTCAAGTCCATCCATCATCCCAATACTAGAAAAGATAAATGTCTctaagaacaataaaaaaaatatgcaaagtcTTGTTATCATTCAGATAAGTGGCATAAAAAAGCATACAAATTTGGCAAAACTGAGTTCCTTTATAAGCTTATCATGCATTGATAAGGATGGAAGTAGCAAGTGAAAAAATAAGTCATATCTCAAGAAGCTCCAGTGCTCATTCAAAAAGGAAACTACCGAAGGacaaaatcaacaattatatatcCTAGAAGCTTTCAAAAAGACTGTAGAGTAACTAACTTATCGGTAAATCTCTGCAAACTGTATAGAGCTAGCAACTCCAGCAATGAACAACCAGTGCCAACGGCTGCCAAAGCCTCGTCAGTAACATTAACACTGTGTAGCTTCAGAACTTTCAAAAGGGGACATCCCTTGGCCACAGCAAGTAACCCTTTATTGCTTATGTACTCTGAATCCAAAGACAGGGTCTCCAAAGATTTGCAGTGCGACCCAACTGCTTCCAGTGAGATGTCCGTTATTTTTGCACAAGCTGCAACACCAAGAGATTTTAATGATTTTCCACACCCAAGGGCTAATTCAACCATGCCCTTGTCACTCAAGCCTTCACAAAATCGCAAATTCAAGTCTTCAAGTTGCCTACAGCACTCTCCAACAGCAGCTAGACCTGGATCTCCAACATAACAACCCTGAAAAACAATGTGAGCAAGAAAGGCTTAGGAAAATGCAATTCCCTGGCATAAAAAATCGTGAGCAAAACACAATCAGAAGATTATGCTGGTTTGATGCCAAGCTCTCCCAACTGAAGGATTAAGACGTGAAACTGAGGAGTCAATATGTCCCAAAACTGCCTTTACAagaggttttggcctcactgCCTACTACATGCATATTGCATGTACTGAAATGATATTCTGGAAATGTCATCCTCAGTGGAATAAACCCGTATTCAATCATAAACTTAGGCAAGAGATTACATGATacaattaacaaatataaataaaacactATAACCAGTTTTGTGTTTAATTAACTGAAGATTTACCTGTAAATCCAGAGACTTCAACGACCTACACTTCTGAGCTATAGATACTAAACCCATACTTGACACATTATTGCACCAAATTAAGCTCAATTTCTCAAGCTTTGAAAAGCCTTCCCCGAGGACAGTCAACCCAGCATCTGAAATGTAAGACGTCTCAAACTCACTGTCTTCAGACCCAGCTTTCTCCTTCACATAACGCAGCTTTGGAGATGGGCGAAAAGATTCACTGCCAAATCTTCTTCCCTgcattcaaaaaattatatagatatcTTATCTTCAATCAGTCCATATAATCAAGCCACCCAATGGAATTTTTTCCATAAGACTCGGTAAAATCAAGCAAGTTCAAAGACCACTCGCATAATGAatatgtgtgacgcccccaactcccacgtacggacacacggaaatcgagacgtcaggatgatgacaacacgggacACACCCCAAAGACAAGtactaagtgtgtgtacatgcaatacgTGTAAGACAAAAAACGTAGCGGATAAGTTAAAATCAatcaactaagtatcagaattgtTAGATACAAATTCGCTTAAATACAAGCGTTTCAAAAAGTATTACAGTTGTCCAATAAAAACATGATAAAGCCAAAATACAATAACCAAAAACCGGAAATAAATCCCAATACTTGAGAAAGTGATCCCCAATCACTCCTttggtggagccgcatcctcaagttttgcaacaaaatctacggtaccgtAGGGTGTCGAATACCGTCAAATTGTGAATTTCAATAAGTAAcaacccaagagataaaaatgcATTAATGCAACTAACAAATATGtgtgcatatgatgaaatatgcattatacccaaaacatcatttttcctaaaaatgattattttccaacgcacgccaaaatctcattttagccAAAAAATCAAGtccattaaaaataacatccatcattttcccagaaaattgtcaacatatatccatttatcaaaaccgccatttttctagaaaatggttcATTATCCATTTTtaccatatgcaccatgatctcccctagggaccattcgcacaccctgactcccttcgtcacaccacgggtaacgactGTGCATGTGACTTCATAGCAAGCAATGCCTAGTTCCGCGCTCAACGCGTttgtggccaagcatcctctagcccccgcctcCAGAGAGGTCACAGAATCGGCACGAGAGCGTTATCATTCCATCTGATCCCgttgtcacccagcgacaactcaggggacgtcactcagtatattccgctcccgagtgaccaaggagctccactgaggtaataccccatctcggtttggggtcgtgatacgcacgcatctaaaaaccatttctcacatgaaaacccagttttcaaatatacacatgaacatacatgcaattatgcgaaaacccagttttcatttataaacatgaacatgtgtgcaattatgcaatgt
Coding sequences within it:
- the LOC122274412 gene encoding F-box/LRR-repeat protein 4 isoform X2 → MRGHDRINTCLPDELLVEIFRRLDSKPSRDACSLVCKRWLNLERLSRSTLRIGASGSPDHFVKLITRCFVNVRTVHVDERLSLPAQLGRRFGSESFRPSPKLRYVKEKAGSEDSEFETSYISDAGLTVLGEGFSKLEKLSLIWCNNVSSMGLVSIAQKCRSLKSLDLQGCYVGDPGLAAVGECCRQLEDLNLRFCEGLSDKGMVELALGCGKSLKSLGVAACAKITDISLEAVGSHCKSLETLSLDSEYISNKGLLAVAKGCPLLKVLKLHSVNVTDEALAAVGTGCSLLELLALYSLQRFTDKGLQAIGNGCKKLKNLTLSDCYFLSDKGLEAIATGCKELTHLEVNGCHNIGTMGLESIGKSCQQLTELALLFCQKIGNNALLEVGRGCKLLQALHLVDCSGIGDEGICGIARGCRKLKKLHIRRCYEIGNKGIVAIGEYCKSLMDLSLRFCDRVGDEALVAIGQGCSLQHLNVSGCHQIGDAGIIAIARGCPQLSYLDNLGDMAMAELGEGCPLLKEILLSHCRQITDVGISHLVKNCTLLESCHMVYCPGITAAGVATMVSGCANMKKVLVEKWKVSQRTKRRAGPVISYLCMDL
- the LOC122274412 gene encoding F-box/LRR-repeat protein 4 isoform X1, whose protein sequence is MRGHDRINTCLPDELLVEIFRRLDSKPSRDACSLVCKRWLNLERLSRSTLRIGASGSPDHFVKLITRCFVNVRTVHVDERLSLPAQLGRRFGSESFRPSPKLRYVKEKAGSEDSEFETSYISDAGLTVLGEGFSKLEKLSLIWCNNVSSMGLVSIAQKCRSLKSLDLQGCYVGDPGLAAVGECCRQLEDLNLRFCEGLSDKGMVELALGCGKSLKSLGVAACAKITDISLEAVGSHCKSLETLSLDSEYISNKGLLAVAKGCPLLKVLKLHSVNVTDEALAAVGTGCSLLELLALYSLQRFTDKGLQAIGNGCKKLKNLTLSDCYFLSDKGLEAIATGCKELTHLEVNGCHNIGTMGLESIGKSCQQLTELALLFCQKIGNNALLEVGRGCKLLQALHLVDCSGIGDEGICGIARGCRKLKKLHIRRCYEIGNKGIVAIGEYCKSLMDLSLRFCDRVGDEALVAIGQGCSLQHLNVSGCHQIGDAGIIAIARGCPQLSYLDVSVLQNLGDMAMAELGEGCPLLKEILLSHCRQITDVGISHLVKNCTLLESCHMVYCPGITAAGVATMVSGCANMKKVLVEKWKVSQRTKRRAGPVISYLCMDL